From one Coxiella-like endosymbiont genomic stretch:
- a CDS encoding UDP-N-acetylmuramoyl-L-alanyl-D-glutamate--2,6-diaminopimelate ligase yields the protein MNGVSLLNRLIKGFSNELSSDVLILGLQTDSRKVQKGDLFIAYPGMRSDGRQYIKEAIDKQAVAVFFDPHDYKPSIESPVPLIPISRLQNQVGEIAARFYSHPTKHLKIIGVTGTNGKTSCTHFIAQLLQSQGMPCAVVGTLGYGFVRNLTKTNYTTPDPLQLQQAFVQMRTEGARAVVMEVSSHALDQHRVNGVHFDIAVFTQLSRDHLDYHGSMENYARAKELLFEKIGLSYGVVNCDDEFGRYLIAKYHKKLMLIGYSMKGIKNDRVPLIMATAIKTLDQGFSVTVQTPWGNGTLTTPPLFGRFNISNLLAVIGVLGLSGVSLEKSFLELSKLKNVPGRMQLVECASGPQVVVDYAHTPDALEKALMSLREHCRGQLICIFGCGGDRDRGKRPQMGAIAERYTDQVIVTNDNPRSESPLAIIQDIKAGFKNPQSVVVETDRAAAIHYAVQKATVDDIVLIAGKGYETTQVIGRDVLPFDDVQEAQKALNL from the coding sequence ATGAACGGCGTCTCTCTTCTTAATCGATTGATAAAAGGATTTAGCAATGAGCTGTCATCCGATGTGTTAATTCTAGGACTTCAAACCGATAGTCGAAAAGTCCAGAAAGGCGATCTTTTTATTGCTTATCCGGGGATGCGTTCAGACGGACGTCAGTATATTAAAGAAGCGATTGATAAACAGGCGGTGGCTGTGTTTTTCGATCCACATGACTATAAACCTTCTATAGAAAGCCCAGTTCCTCTAATTCCTATTTCACGATTACAAAATCAGGTGGGAGAAATTGCCGCTCGTTTTTACAGCCATCCCACAAAGCACCTGAAAATTATCGGCGTCACAGGAACCAATGGAAAAACTTCATGCACGCATTTTATCGCCCAATTATTGCAATCCCAAGGAATGCCGTGTGCGGTAGTAGGGACTCTCGGCTATGGTTTTGTAAGAAATTTAACCAAAACAAATTACACCACTCCGGATCCTCTTCAATTGCAACAAGCTTTTGTGCAAATGCGTACAGAAGGGGCGAGGGCTGTTGTAATGGAAGTTTCCTCACACGCCTTAGACCAGCATCGAGTGAATGGCGTGCATTTTGATATTGCCGTTTTCACCCAGTTATCTCGTGATCATCTGGATTATCATGGAAGTATGGAAAATTATGCTCGGGCAAAAGAATTATTGTTTGAGAAAATTGGTTTAAGTTACGGAGTGGTTAATTGTGATGATGAGTTTGGCAGATACCTTATTGCGAAATATCATAAAAAACTCATGCTGATTGGTTATTCTATGAAGGGAATAAAGAATGATCGAGTTCCTTTAATAATGGCAACAGCTATAAAAACATTAGACCAAGGATTTTCGGTGACGGTTCAAACCCCGTGGGGAAATGGTACATTAACTACCCCTCCTCTCTTTGGACGATTTAATATTAGTAATCTCCTGGCTGTCATCGGGGTTTTGGGATTATCGGGTGTGTCTTTAGAAAAATCATTTTTGGAGTTATCAAAATTAAAAAACGTTCCTGGTCGAATGCAGTTAGTTGAATGTGCGAGTGGTCCTCAGGTGGTGGTGGATTATGCGCATACTCCCGATGCCTTAGAAAAGGCGTTGATGTCACTGCGAGAGCATTGCCGTGGCCAATTAATTTGTATTTTTGGTTGTGGTGGTGATCGCGATCGAGGTAAGCGTCCGCAAATGGGGGCTATTGCGGAACGCTATACGGATCAGGTTATCGTGACTAATGATAATCCCCGCAGTGAATCGCCTTTGGCAATTATCCAAGATATTAAAGCAGGGTTTAAAAATCCGCAGTCGGTGGTAGTCGAAACTGACCGCGCTGCTGCAATTCATTATGCGGTGCAAAAAGCTACCGTTGATGATATTGTTTTAATCGCAGGTAAAGGATATGAAACCACCCAAGTCATCGGCAGGGACGTCTTACCTTTTGATGACGTTCAGGAGGCCCAGAAGGCGTTAAACCTATGA
- a CDS encoding UDP-N-acetylmuramoyl-tripeptide--D-alanyl-D-alanine ligase: MKLSQTAHILNAKFKGKDGDFESISIDTRTIQPGSLFIALQGPHFDAHNFIDAAAERGAIGAIVSRWIETPLSQICVNDTHAALIQLGSYQRDQMKEVIVIAVTGSCGKTTTRVLLASVFRQQRNVLVSKRSFNNNIGLPLTLMRLRAEHDYAVVELGANHLGEIAQLAQIAKPNIAIITNAGPAHLEGFGSIEGAAKAKSEIYQRLPPNGIAIVNNDDRFGDFWREIIGVRRTITFACNNRADVAAKNISVNPEGQPHFRLILPDGEVDVQLSLLGRYNVMNALAAAAAAYAQQLPIMAIKAGLEATSAVSGRLASLKGYRGATIIDDSYNANPLSVSAAIDVLATCGNRSILVLGDMRELGEGEDQLHRKMGEQALQSGIHELFCYGSLTRHTVEAFGNNAYHFDDQEKLLRALKNNLDKNTVVLVKGSLYMNMGKIVKGLIEE, translated from the coding sequence ATGAAACTTTCACAAACCGCTCACATTCTTAATGCAAAATTCAAAGGAAAAGATGGAGATTTCGAATCCATCAGTATTGATACTCGCACCATCCAACCCGGGAGTCTTTTTATTGCTTTGCAAGGTCCGCATTTTGATGCTCATAATTTCATAGATGCGGCGGCAGAACGAGGGGCCATAGGAGCGATTGTGAGTCGTTGGATAGAAACACCCTTGTCCCAAATTTGTGTCAATGATACCCATGCCGCTCTTATTCAATTAGGAAGTTACCAACGCGACCAAATGAAAGAAGTAATTGTAATAGCGGTGACAGGGAGTTGTGGTAAAACAACCACCCGAGTATTACTCGCCAGTGTCTTTCGCCAGCAGAGGAATGTGTTAGTTAGCAAAAGAAGCTTTAACAATAATATTGGATTACCATTGACCTTGATGCGATTGCGTGCTGAGCATGATTATGCTGTCGTAGAGCTTGGAGCGAACCATCTTGGTGAAATTGCTCAGTTAGCGCAAATAGCAAAACCCAACATCGCTATTATTACCAATGCAGGTCCTGCGCATTTAGAGGGTTTTGGCAGTATTGAGGGCGCAGCAAAAGCGAAGAGCGAAATTTATCAAAGATTACCTCCGAATGGGATTGCTATCGTTAACAACGACGATCGTTTTGGAGATTTCTGGCGAGAAATAATAGGTGTTCGGCGAACTATTACTTTTGCGTGTAATAATCGAGCCGATGTCGCCGCAAAAAATATTTCAGTAAACCCAGAAGGGCAACCTCACTTCCGTTTGATTTTGCCGGATGGGGAAGTTGATGTTCAATTGTCGCTTTTAGGCAGATATAATGTAATGAATGCCTTAGCAGCGGCGGCGGCGGCCTACGCTCAACAGTTGCCGATTATGGCGATAAAAGCCGGTTTAGAGGCAACTTCGGCAGTTAGCGGACGTTTAGCGTCTCTAAAAGGGTATCGAGGAGCCACTATTATTGACGATAGTTATAATGCTAATCCTTTATCAGTATCCGCTGCCATTGACGTTTTAGCTACTTGTGGCAATCGCTCGATTTTGGTTTTAGGAGATATGCGGGAATTAGGTGAAGGAGAAGATCAATTACATCGTAAAATGGGTGAGCAGGCGTTGCAGTCTGGTATTCATGAACTCTTTTGTTATGGATCTTTAACCCGACATACCGTTGAGGCTTTTGGCAACAATGCGTATCATTTTGATGATCAAGAGAAATTACTGAGAGCGTTAAAAAATAATTTAGATAAAAATACAGTCGTGTTGGTAAAAGGTTCCCTTTACATGAATATGGGAAAAATTGTGAAGGGACTAATCGAGGAATAA